CTGATATCGTTGAGGACAAGTTCACCGTCTTCAAAGGCGTGTGATATGTGCTCCAGCATTAAAAAAGTATCAGGCAACGTATACTACTCCCTACTCTCGGTGGGCGAACCGATACGGCTTGATCCGGGCCTGGATCGTGCAATGGCAAGGCTTAACAAAACGACCGGAATAATACCAACAACGACAATGGCAAGGGCCGCACTGGAAGCATCGGCTAGCCTTTCGTCAGAGGCTAACTGATATGTTCGAATGGCTAAAGTATCAAAATTAAAGGGCCTTAAAATCAAGGTTGCAGGCAATTCTTTCATAACGTCGACAAAAACCAAAAGCCCGGCTGTTAGCAAGGTGCCAGACATGATTGGAAAATGTGTGCGCAATAAAATCTGTCCGGGTTTTTTGCCAAGGGTTCGTGCGGCGTCATCCATGTTCGGCGTGATTTTAGCCAGCGATGCTTCTACGGCGTTAAATGAAACGGCAAGGAACCGAACCAGATACGCAAAAATAACCGCAACAATGGTCCCTGAAAAAATCAGGCCCGGTTCAACGTTCAGCGTCGCACGGGACCAGTCATTGATGGTTCCGTCCAACCATGAAAATGGGATCAAGATGCCAACCGCGATAACAGCACCCGGGATGGCGTACCCCATACTGGCAAGGCGTGCAGCAGCTTTGGTTAGGGGCGTGGGCCTTAGGCGTAATCCATAGGCCATGACCGTTGCAATGGCGGCAGCCAACACAGCCGCCGTTGCGGCAAGGGTGAAGCTGTTAAAGGCCAGTTCAAAAAAGTGACGATCAACCATGGTGTCGGCCGTTTCCAGCGACCATGAAAGAAGGGTGCCAGCAGGAATGAAAAAGCCCAAAAGAACCGGCAAAATACAAGCTGTGATGGCGAGCCCTTTGCGTAATCCGCGCAATTGATAACCCGAAATAGAGCGATAGCGTTGGGTTGTGTGATGGGTTCGGCCCTGTCCCCGTGATAATCGTTCGCCAAGGATCAACAGCAAAACAAAAATCATCAGCATGGCCGCCAATTGTGCGGCGGCGGCGGGTTCACCCAATCCATACCAGGTTCGAAAAATGCCCGTGGTAAAGGTGTCCACCGCAAAATATTGCACGGTTCCAAAATCATTCAGGGTTTCCATCAGTGCCAATACCACGCCCGTTGCAATGGCGGGCCGTGCCAGCGGTAAGGCGACGGACCGGAACCCCTGCCATGGGGTGCGCCCCAGCGTGCGCGATACTTCCAGAACACAAATCGATTGCTCCAGAAATGCCGCACGCGACAACAGATAAACATAGGGGTAAAGCACCAGGGTCATCATGGTCATGGCGCCCGGCAGGTTGCGGATTTCCGGGAACCAGTATTGCCCTATTTCAAGCCCTGAAAGCGCGCGGATTGTTTCCTGGACCGGGCCTGCCGCATCAAGAAGCCCGGTATAGGTATAGGCAATGACATAGGCAGGCATGGCCATGGGCAACAAAAGACACCATTCAAACAGCTTTGCGCCTGGGAACCGGCACATGGTGACCAGCCACGCTGTGCCCACACCAATGATCAAGGTCCCGGTGCCAACACCGATCATCAACAGCAGTGAATTGGTTACATAAGAGGCAAGTAAGGTTGATGCCAGATGTTTCCAGACGTCACCAGCGGGCACAAATATATGGGCAAGGATCACCAGAACAGGCACGGCAAACAAGGCCGCAATGGCGATTGTGATGACGGTCCAGCGGTTCATGCCCCGAACCGTAAATCCAGTGCGGGGCCTTGCCTCTTTCAGGTCCGGCGGCGAATCACCGGGAATGGGTATATGCGTGCTCAGTGTGTGGCTCCTCCGGCCTTATCCCTAGCGCCAACCCGCTTTATCCATGATGCGGACAGCATCGGCATTGTAACGTGCAAAATTCACAACGTTTATGTGGTCGGCCTTAAAGGCCCCCCAGGCTTTCACAATGCCA
This is a stretch of genomic DNA from Rhodospirillales bacterium. It encodes these proteins:
- a CDS encoding iron ABC transporter permease; its protein translation is MNRWTVITIAIAALFAVPVLVILAHIFVPAGDVWKHLASTLLASYVTNSLLLMIGVGTGTLIIGVGTAWLVTMCRFPGAKLFEWCLLLPMAMPAYVIAYTYTGLLDAAGPVQETIRALSGLEIGQYWFPEIRNLPGAMTMMTLVLYPYVYLLSRAAFLEQSICVLEVSRTLGRTPWQGFRSVALPLARPAIATGVVLALMETLNDFGTVQYFAVDTFTTGIFRTWYGLGEPAAAAQLAAMLMIFVLLLILGERLSRGQGRTHHTTQRYRSISGYQLRGLRKGLAITACILPVLLGFFIPAGTLLSWSLETADTMVDRHFFELAFNSFTLAATAAVLAAAIATVMAYGLRLRPTPLTKAAARLASMGYAIPGAVIAVGILIPFSWLDGTINDWSRATLNVEPGLIFSGTIVAVIFAYLVRFLAVSFNAVEASLAKITPNMDDAARTLGKKPGQILLRTHFPIMSGTLLTAGLLVFVDVMKELPATLILRPFNFDTLAIRTYQLASDERLADASSAALAIVVVGIIPVVLLSLAIARSRPGSSRIGSPTESRE